The Impatiens glandulifera chromosome 3, dImpGla2.1, whole genome shotgun sequence genome contains a region encoding:
- the LOC124930121 gene encoding exocyst complex component EXO70A1-like, whose product MSYICGTFNEKRVLLLKRTHAIRRAHENIDKTLKASEVILSQFDISRQVESKILRSPHEDLESYLEAIQQLKSNISFFSNNKSFKSSDGVINHSNNLLAKALSKLEQEFEQIMSSYSKPVEPERLFECLPSSLRPSSKSTDNEGNSGGKHHFGHEQHHNAELEDAVYTTPLLQKMNHPNIVNLTQFIIENDVLGYLNLELNYVRRKQAETLKSFPTFVVQKLKILPAFVVQQEVEVEKQDEDIMDALIEVETTI is encoded by the exons ATGAGTTACATTTGCGGGACATTCAATGAAAAAAGGGTTCTACTGCTAAAAAG AACACACGCTATCAGGAGAGCTCATGAGAATATTGATAAGACATTGAAGGCATCAGAAGTTATATTGTCTCAATTTGATATTTCTCGTCAG GTAGAGTCTAAGATACTTAGAAGTCCGCATGAAGACTTGGAAAGCTACCTTGAAGCGATCCAACAACTAAAGAGCAATATTAGCTTCTTCAGCAACAACAAAAGTTTTAAGAGCAGTGATGGTGTAattaatcattcaaataatttacttGCTAAAGCTCTATCAAAGTTAGAACAAGAATTTGAGCAAATCATGTCATCTTATAG CAAACCTGTGGAACCTGAACGCCTTTTTGAGTGCCTTCCAAGTTCATTAAGACCATCCTCTAAGTCAACAGATAATGAAGGAAATTCAGGTGGCAAACATCATTTTGGTCATGAGCAGCATCACAACGCTGAATTAGAGGATGCAGTTTACACAACGCCT TTACTACAAAAAATGAACCATCCGAATATCGTAAACCTTACACAATTCATTATAGAGAACGACGTATTG GGATACCTTAATTTGGAGTTGAATTATGTTAGGAGAAAGCAAGCTGAGACA TTGAAATCATTTCCAACATTTGTGGTTCAAAAGTTGAAAATATTGCCAGCATTTGTGGTGCAACAAG AAGTTGAAGTTGAGAAGCAAGATGAGGATATTATGGATGCATTAATAGAAGTTGAGACAACTATATAA
- the LOC124930120 gene encoding pentatricopeptide repeat-containing protein At2g33760-like translates to MAKYSANNHQPQTKPYIQEPNFNPIRHFIDTLLKCNNLEQIRQVHAHITIYGLYHNLIAVNKLLYLYTYSKSLKDAHALFGVMKERDAVTWTVMIGGFAKVRDYFNCFKTFRDYIRSGLVPDNYTLHSVIRACRDDKHLRFGKLIHQITFKFGLQLDEFIVAALVDMYANCDVLDDARQLFDKIPKRDLTTWTVMVSAFAKSGNLSESLVLFDSMIEEGFVLDKISMVTVVNACAKTGAKNKARLVHDYLLWRIFSIDVILGSAIIDMYAKCGNVEYARVIFDGMS, encoded by the coding sequence ATGGCGAAATATTCTGCAAATAATCATCAACCTCAAACTAAACCATATATCCAAGAACCAAACTTCAATCCGATTCGTCATTTCATTGATACACTCCTAAAATGCAATAACCTTGAGCAAATCAGACAAGTTCATGCTCATATTACTATCTACGGTTTGTATCATAACCTAATTGCTGTAAACAAGCTCCTTTACTTATACACATATTCAAAATCCCTTAAAGACGCTCACGCTCTATTTGGTGTAATGAAAGAAAGAGACGCCGTAACTTGGACTGTCATGATTGGTGGTTTTGCAAAGGTTCGTGATTACTTCAATTGTTTCAAAACGTTTAGAGATTACATTAGATCAGGATTAGTTCCTGATAATTATACTTTACATTCTGTAATTAGAGCCTGTAGGGATGATAAACATCTTAGATTTGGAAAGTTGATTCATCAAATCACTTTCAAGTTCGGTTTGCAATTGGATGAATTTATAGTAGCTGCACTTGTAGATATGTATGCTAATTGTGATGTTCTTGATGATGCACGCCAACtgtttgataaaattccaaagAGAGATTTAACTACTTGGACTGTTATGGTTAGTGCATTTGCTAAGTCTGGAAACCTTAGTGAGTCTCTTGTATTGTTTGATTCAATGATAGAAGAAGGTTTCGTTCTCGATAAGATTTCTATGGTGACGGTTGTTAACGCTTGTGCGAAAACCGGGGCTAAGAATAAGGCGAGATTAGTTCATGATTATTTGTTGTGGAGGATTTTTTCGATTGATGTAATTCTTGGCTCGGCGATAATTGATATGTATGCTAAGTGTGGGAATGTTGAGTATGCTCGGGTGATATTCGACGGGATGAGTTGA